Proteins from a genomic interval of Nitrospina gracilis Nb-211:
- a CDS encoding hydrogenase 4 subunit F produces MNLIDFLLGIPVLAGAAMAFLNSTGVLVRVNVAASVLTFLVSAAMVVEVWVGGPLVLHGDSFFLDAFNIFLVALTAFVGATTAVFSGPYMLHEESIGRVTPRHLRLYHVMYQLFVFGMLLALTTNNLGVLWIALELATLATVLLVSLYRTPAAISAAWKYFILCGMGIALALFGTILIFSASSEVIGHSNAALRWTVLYPHAGELTPGVITIAFAFMMVGYGTKVGLFPMHAWLPDAHGEGPTPISAVLSGLLLNVALYALVRCKALVDGATQSNLAGYLMMGFGLLSLLIAALSLHRQRDIKRLFSYSSIEHMGLMTFSFGIGTPLAIFAALLHMTVHSLVKSGIFFTVGHAAQVMRTQIMGKISGLINLQPGIGVGLLIGTVAIAGFPPFGVFTSEFLLVTAALQTHPWTVVILLPSLVVAFAGLFRHLQPMVFGTAPKGVRSMRVNMLPVYVHLGLALFLGLAIPEFLSDWFQTAADLLHREMP; encoded by the coding sequence ATGAACCTCATCGATTTCCTTTTGGGAATACCCGTACTGGCCGGCGCGGCCATGGCGTTCCTGAACAGCACCGGGGTGCTGGTGCGGGTGAACGTCGCCGCCAGCGTCCTGACATTCCTGGTGTCGGCGGCCATGGTCGTGGAAGTCTGGGTGGGGGGGCCGCTGGTCCTGCACGGCGATTCCTTTTTCCTGGATGCCTTTAATATTTTCCTGGTCGCGCTGACTGCGTTCGTCGGCGCCACCACCGCCGTGTTTTCCGGACCCTACATGCTGCACGAGGAATCGATCGGACGCGTGACCCCCCGCCATCTTCGCCTGTACCATGTGATGTACCAGCTGTTTGTGTTTGGCATGCTGCTGGCATTGACCACGAACAACCTCGGCGTGTTGTGGATCGCGCTGGAACTGGCCACCCTGGCCACCGTACTCCTGGTATCCCTGTACCGCACACCCGCGGCGATCAGCGCCGCCTGGAAATATTTCATCTTATGCGGCATGGGAATCGCGCTCGCCCTGTTCGGCACGATTCTGATATTTTCCGCATCGTCGGAAGTGATCGGGCACAGTAACGCGGCGTTGCGCTGGACGGTGCTGTATCCCCACGCGGGCGAACTGACGCCCGGCGTGATCACCATTGCCTTCGCCTTCATGATGGTCGGCTACGGCACCAAGGTCGGTCTTTTCCCCATGCACGCCTGGCTTCCGGACGCGCACGGAGAGGGTCCGACTCCCATTTCCGCCGTGCTGTCGGGATTGTTACTGAACGTGGCGCTGTATGCGCTGGTGCGCTGCAAGGCGCTGGTCGACGGTGCCACGCAGAGCAACCTCGCCGGGTACCTGATGATGGGATTCGGACTGTTGTCTTTACTGATAGCGGCGTTGTCACTCCACCGGCAACGCGACATCAAACGGCTGTTCTCGTATTCCTCGATCGAACACATGGGGCTCATGACATTCTCGTTCGGCATCGGTACGCCGCTGGCCATCTTTGCCGCGCTTCTGCACATGACGGTTCACTCCCTGGTGAAGTCTGGAATTTTTTTCACGGTGGGTCATGCCGCGCAGGTCATGCGGACCCAGATCATGGGCAAGATATCGGGATTGATCAACCTTCAACCGGGGATCGGCGTGGGGCTCCTCATTGGAACGGTGGCGATCGCCGGCTTTCCCCCGTTCGGGGTGTTCACCAGTGAATTTCTCCTGGTCACCGCCGCCCTTCAGACCCATCCCTGGACCGTGGTGATCCTGCTTCCCAGCCTCGTGGTGGCGTTTGCGGGATTGTTTCGGCACCTGCAGCCCATGGTGTTTGGCACGGCGCCAAAGGGGGTTCGTTCGATGCGGGTGAACATGTTACCGGTTTATGTCCATTTGGGATTGGCCCTGTTCCTCGGGCTGGCGATTCCGGAATTTTTGTCCGACTGGTTTCAGACCGCGGCGGACCTGCTGCACAGGGAGATGCCATGA
- a CDS encoding respiratory chain complex I subunit 1 family protein, translating into MKLWVFNFLQALFLIGLSPLAAAILKKMKAYLQNRRGPGLLQTYRDLAKWFNKEPIMPHGASWIFRLAPYIIFASTALACAIVPVILTQTPLSAAADVITLVALFALARFFTALGAMDVGTAFGGMGASREMTFAALAEPAMLMGVFVASMAAESTNLSSMIDAMLNGNLGLRPSLAFALTALLLVAIAETGRIPVDNPATHLELTMVHEAMILEYSGRYLALIEWASQMKLILFATILLNLFVPWGIAQEPATGALLAGLAAWLLKLLVLLAGLALLETLLAKMRIFRLPEYLGLAFLLAILGMLTHYILEGPA; encoded by the coding sequence ATGAAACTCTGGGTTTTCAATTTCCTCCAAGCGCTTTTTCTGATCGGGTTGTCACCCCTGGCGGCCGCCATCCTCAAAAAGATGAAGGCGTATTTGCAGAACAGACGCGGCCCCGGCCTGCTCCAGACCTACCGCGACCTCGCGAAATGGTTTAACAAGGAGCCGATCATGCCTCACGGCGCCTCCTGGATTTTCCGTCTCGCGCCTTACATCATTTTCGCGTCAACGGCCCTGGCCTGCGCCATCGTGCCGGTCATCCTGACCCAGACGCCTCTGTCCGCCGCGGCGGACGTAATCACGCTGGTCGCCCTGTTTGCTCTTGCGCGATTTTTTACCGCTCTGGGAGCCATGGACGTCGGCACCGCGTTCGGGGGAATGGGTGCCAGCCGCGAAATGACGTTCGCGGCTCTCGCCGAGCCCGCTATGCTGATGGGTGTGTTTGTGGCCTCCATGGCGGCGGAAAGCACCAACCTGTCCTCAATGATCGACGCCATGTTGAACGGAAACCTGGGTCTGCGTCCGTCACTCGCCTTCGCCCTGACAGCGTTGCTGTTGGTGGCGATCGCCGAAACCGGGCGCATCCCGGTGGACAATCCGGCGACGCATCTCGAACTCACCATGGTGCATGAAGCGATGATCCTGGAATATTCCGGCCGCTACCTGGCGCTGATCGAATGGGCCAGTCAGATGAAACTGATCCTGTTCGCCACCATTCTGCTCAACCTGTTCGTGCCCTGGGGCATCGCGCAGGAACCGGCAACCGGCGCCCTTCTGGCGGGGCTCGCCGCGTGGCTTCTGAAACTGCTCGTGCTACTCGCGGGGCTGGCCCTGCTTGAGACCCTGCTGGCCAAGATGCGCATTTTCCGCCTGCCGGAATACCTGGGGCTGGCTTTCCTGCTGGCGATTCTTGGCATGCTGACTCATTACATTCTGGAGGGACCCGCGTGA
- the hyfB gene encoding hydrogenase 4 subunit B, with the protein MSSALVLLAGPTLALSASLAGLLPSRMAKTRNLAGNLLLAVSGLITAATGITGLLSPPSAIILPLGLPWLPMHLRLDALAGFFLVVIGLSLISVAVYSVGYLRSLAGRRGYPILAIAVSVFVVGMDGVVLADDAFTFMVFWEVMSVASYFLVVFEHEKEANRRAGFLYLLMAHFGGLFILSCFSILYAAGHSFEFSVMREVELSPVWASLAFLFASLGFGMKAGLIPLHVWLPEAHPVAPTNASALMSGVMIKVAIFGFLRVVWDLVGLDHSEAWWGGLVLAAGSSSAVGGVLLALQQHDLKRLLAYHSVENIGIITIGLGLAMTFVRFGHPELAALGLVAALYHTINHALFKGLLFMGAGAILHATHQRNVEHLGGLIHRMPVTAALFLVGCISISALPPFNGFVSEWLTFQTALMAPTLETSPLAALIPFSAAMLALAGALTATCFIKVFGVVFQGTPRTQSAAAAHEVDGWMLSGMALPAVFCLLLGVLPMWVIPLIDQVSTALLHVELGESLSASGWLWVTPLSHERASYSPLIVLGAALLGGLTAFLLYRRGKAVRRAPVWSCGHPHLDPTMQYTATSFSQALRRILSLVYRPHEEITRLDHGHHSLVREVSHAVHTRDLAWDYLYTPFRKMVEWITRRVGWFQERHIHGHLSLIFITLLILLGLLI; encoded by the coding sequence ATGAGTAGCGCGTTAGTTTTGCTGGCAGGGCCCACGTTGGCGCTTTCCGCATCGTTAGCCGGACTTTTGCCGTCTCGTATGGCAAAAACGAGAAACCTCGCAGGCAACCTCCTGCTTGCCGTCTCCGGCCTGATCACAGCCGCAACAGGTATTACAGGACTGTTGTCCCCACCGAGTGCTATTATCCTCCCCCTGGGTTTGCCTTGGTTGCCAATGCACCTGCGCCTGGATGCGCTGGCCGGATTTTTCCTCGTAGTGATCGGACTGTCGCTCATCTCGGTGGCAGTGTATTCCGTCGGTTATCTCCGCTCCCTTGCGGGCCGGCGGGGTTATCCCATTCTCGCCATCGCCGTATCGGTGTTCGTCGTCGGCATGGATGGCGTCGTGCTGGCTGACGATGCTTTTACCTTCATGGTTTTCTGGGAGGTGATGAGCGTCGCCTCCTACTTCCTTGTTGTCTTCGAGCACGAGAAGGAAGCGAACCGCCGGGCGGGATTCCTATACCTGTTGATGGCGCATTTCGGCGGCCTGTTTATCCTGAGTTGCTTTTCCATCCTGTACGCTGCGGGACATTCGTTCGAGTTCAGCGTCATGCGGGAGGTGGAGTTGTCTCCCGTCTGGGCCTCTCTGGCTTTTTTGTTTGCCAGCCTCGGGTTCGGCATGAAAGCCGGCCTGATCCCCCTGCATGTCTGGTTGCCGGAAGCGCATCCCGTCGCGCCCACCAATGCGTCGGCTCTCATGAGTGGCGTCATGATCAAGGTCGCGATCTTTGGTTTCCTGCGCGTGGTGTGGGACCTGGTGGGACTGGACCACTCTGAAGCGTGGTGGGGCGGGCTGGTGCTGGCGGCAGGTTCGAGTTCTGCCGTCGGGGGCGTTCTGCTGGCTCTGCAACAGCACGACCTGAAACGGCTCCTCGCCTACCACTCCGTTGAGAACATCGGAATCATCACCATCGGTCTGGGACTGGCTATGACGTTTGTCCGCTTCGGGCATCCGGAGCTTGCAGCCCTCGGCCTGGTGGCGGCGTTGTACCACACGATCAATCACGCACTCTTCAAGGGACTGCTGTTCATGGGGGCGGGTGCGATTCTGCACGCCACCCACCAGCGCAACGTGGAGCATCTGGGCGGGCTCATCCACCGCATGCCGGTCACGGCGGCGCTGTTCCTCGTGGGGTGCATTTCCATTTCGGCACTGCCGCCGTTCAATGGATTCGTCTCGGAATGGTTGACCTTTCAGACCGCGCTGATGGCACCCACCCTGGAGACCTCGCCGCTGGCCGCCCTGATCCCGTTTTCGGCGGCGATGCTGGCGCTTGCCGGCGCCTTGACGGCGACGTGTTTCATCAAGGTGTTCGGCGTTGTGTTTCAGGGAACGCCGCGCACCCAAAGCGCCGCCGCGGCGCACGAGGTGGACGGCTGGATGTTGTCCGGCATGGCTCTGCCGGCCGTGTTTTGCCTGCTACTCGGGGTGCTGCCCATGTGGGTGATTCCTCTGATCGATCAGGTGTCCACCGCCCTGCTGCATGTCGAACTGGGTGAGTCCCTGAGCGCCAGCGGCTGGCTGTGGGTGACGCCGCTGTCGCATGAACGTGCGTCTTATTCCCCGTTGATCGTTCTAGGCGCGGCATTGTTGGGAGGCCTGACGGCGTTCCTGTTGTACCGGAGAGGGAAGGCCGTCCGGAGGGCACCGGTGTGGAGCTGCGGTCATCCGCACCTCGACCCGACCATGCAATACACCGCCACCAGTTTTTCCCAGGCCCTGCGCCGCATCCTGTCCCTCGTTTACCGGCCGCACGAGGAAATCACGCGCCTGGACCACGGACACCATTCGCTCGTCCGCGAGGTGAGTCATGCGGTGCATACCAGAGACCTTGCCTGGGATTACCTGTACACGCCCTTCCGTAAAATGGTGGAATGGATCACCCGCCGCGTAGGCTGGTTCCAGGAACGGCACATCCACGGTCACCTTTCGCTGATTTTCATCACGCTACTGATTCTGCTGGGCCTCCTGATATGA
- a CDS encoding PTS sugar transporter subunit IIA, protein MRLNIRETAKLLGVSEKTIYRWVGDGKIPHYRVSDQYRFSRSEILAWAMANRVSIAPEIFLESEEEIGPLPSLTQSLEAGGIVYRLEGKDRNEVLRSMVRNLRLPSEIDRDFVYELILVRETLGSTGIGDGIALPHPRIPLIHELPQPLITLCFLDQSVDFRALDGKPVYALFCILSSTVRGHIHILSRISHALQDPEFRTAILQEKNREAILAELSRVEDKFQLA, encoded by the coding sequence ATGCGACTCAATATCCGCGAAACAGCCAAGTTGTTGGGGGTTTCGGAAAAAACTATTTACCGCTGGGTCGGCGATGGAAAAATCCCCCATTACCGGGTCAGCGATCAGTATCGGTTTTCCCGTTCGGAGATTCTGGCCTGGGCAATGGCCAACCGGGTCTCCATCGCGCCGGAAATTTTTCTTGAATCTGAAGAGGAGATCGGTCCATTGCCCTCGCTCACCCAATCTCTGGAAGCAGGGGGCATCGTTTACCGGCTGGAAGGTAAGGACCGCAATGAAGTATTGCGTTCCATGGTCCGCAACCTGCGGCTTCCTTCCGAGATAGACCGGGATTTCGTCTACGAACTTATTTTAGTGCGGGAGACACTGGGCTCCACCGGGATTGGAGACGGCATTGCCTTGCCCCATCCGCGTATTCCCCTGATCCATGAATTGCCCCAGCCCCTGATCACGCTGTGTTTCCTGGATCAGTCGGTCGATTTCCGGGCTCTGGACGGCAAGCCGGTGTACGCATTGTTTTGTATTTTGAGTTCAACGGTCCGCGGGCACATCCATATTCTTTCCCGGATTAGCCATGCCTTGCAGGATCCGGAGTTTCGCACGGCGATCTTGCAGGAAAAGAACCGTGAGGCAATTTTGGCTGAACTCAGTCGTGTAGAAGATAAATTTCAGTTGGCTTAG
- a CDS encoding NifU family protein, giving the protein MAHTKKFSVIATEPTPNSAAFKFVVNNVIIKDGSRAFNNAEEAESDPFAKEIFDFGVVDFLYIKDRFVSITLISPDEWEDMFDPFIQTIEEHLVPYEDGEKGGEAEKSILDDVDLEKFMDYDDETKREIIDAFMDEGVRPALAQDGGGIIVKDVEGDVVFIQYQGACGSCSKSQSSTLSAMQNILQRSVHPDLRVVVRGFDDL; this is encoded by the coding sequence ATGGCACACACCAAAAAATTCAGCGTCATCGCCACCGAACCCACGCCAAATTCGGCGGCGTTCAAATTCGTGGTGAACAACGTCATCATCAAAGACGGCTCCCGTGCTTTCAACAACGCGGAGGAGGCGGAATCCGATCCCTTCGCCAAGGAGATCTTCGATTTCGGCGTGGTGGACTTCTTATATATTAAGGACCGCTTCGTCTCCATCACCCTCATCTCCCCGGATGAGTGGGAGGACATGTTCGACCCCTTCATCCAGACGATCGAGGAACACCTCGTGCCTTACGAGGACGGGGAGAAAGGCGGCGAGGCGGAGAAATCCATCCTCGACGACGTGGACCTGGAGAAGTTCATGGACTACGACGACGAAACAAAGCGCGAGATCATCGACGCATTCATGGACGAAGGCGTGCGGCCCGCACTGGCGCAGGACGGCGGCGGCATCATCGTGAAAGACGTCGAAGGCGACGTGGTCTTCATCCAATACCAGGGTGCGTGCGGCAGTTGCTCCAAGTCGCAGTCGAGCACGCTGTCGGCAATGCAGAACATTTTGCAGCGGAGCGTCCACCCGGACCTGCGCGTGGTCGTTCGCGGCTTCGACGACCTTTAA
- the nuoB gene encoding NADH-quinone oxidoreductase subunit NuoB → MANLSQSELEFSLGNNVIVTQMTQAVNWARKYSFFIYPFITACCGMEFMSVAGPRYDLDRFGAAFPRFSPRQADLLMVVGTISHKQAPILVKVYNQMTEPKWVVAYGVCTVSGGFYDNYATVMGIDTLIPVDVYIPGCPPRPEMVIDALIKLQDKVQQETLADHVKGPALVTPTERM, encoded by the coding sequence ATGGCTAATTTAAGTCAGTCTGAACTTGAGTTCAGCCTCGGCAATAATGTCATCGTGACCCAGATGACCCAGGCCGTGAACTGGGCACGTAAATACTCTTTCTTCATATATCCTTTCATTACAGCGTGTTGCGGCATGGAGTTCATGTCTGTAGCCGGTCCGCGCTACGACCTGGACCGCTTCGGCGCCGCCTTCCCGCGCTTTTCGCCGCGCCAGGCGGACCTGCTGATGGTGGTCGGCACCATCAGTCACAAGCAGGCGCCCATTCTGGTCAAGGTGTACAACCAGATGACGGAGCCGAAATGGGTGGTCGCGTATGGCGTATGCACGGTGTCCGGCGGGTTCTACGACAACTACGCCACGGTGATGGGCATCGACACCCTCATCCCGGTGGACGTGTACATCCCCGGATGTCCGCCACGGCCGGAGATGGTGATCGACGCGCTGATCAAATTGCAGGATAAGGTTCAGCAGGAGACTTTGGCGGACCATGTGAAAGGTCCCGCCCTGGTCACGCCGACCGAACGCATGTAA
- a CDS encoding ethylbenzene dehydrogenase-related protein yields MKTFIKGGTGLWSALTALAVAALFLVAITPAGVFSHGEQKHEHDLENLPDKPEGMIQFQGEGQETPKPGSEYMEPAPKGDMKMDHGGHDMGMDHGGHDMGMDHGGHDMGHDMHGGEQDSFFTRGEHDLSNIQQPQSKSQALLARGRNIYLHMCVFCHGKDGNGGGEAVDYLYPWPRDFRKGIFKFRSTPTGTLPRDEDLYRTIIKGVPNTSMPAWEAALSPQDTWALVNMIKSFSDRFRKEPPGPKIDIPKPPESTPEMIARGKELFDEHKCDDCHGMSLKGDGKLAGSLKDAWKHAVFVHDITNPNYLKSGRRPEDLFRTLSTGLDGTPMNSYAHLPEEDRWALVHFIRSQFAKEFEKGEFETDVYSFYVPYELDTDPESPVWEQAKTTNIVLRPLSARRDAVEVIRFQSVNNGKQLAIRLRWKDSTKDGFVENRGDAFRDGSAVQLALGDVTLHTHGHNEPFFGMGNRGKPVNIWHWKAGLEETLEATEDSEYSTGGVDMDALIFGGTMTNPVVKLGTTQQNTVEELNGEGFGTLTPQPKDQQSVLGYGVWEDGEWNVVFLRDMETSGKWDANLNKEEPILVAFAVWDGKKEDRNGRKVVSVWQRLNVLKENATQQGG; encoded by the coding sequence ATGAAAACTTTCATTAAGGGTGGAACGGGATTGTGGAGTGCGTTGACGGCACTGGCTGTCGCCGCCTTGTTTCTCGTTGCGATCACCCCTGCAGGCGTGTTCTCACACGGAGAGCAGAAACACGAACACGACCTGGAAAACCTGCCAGACAAGCCGGAAGGCATGATCCAGTTCCAGGGTGAGGGCCAGGAAACACCCAAGCCCGGATCGGAGTACATGGAACCGGCCCCCAAAGGCGATATGAAGATGGATCACGGCGGCCACGACATGGGTATGGATCATGGCGGCCACGACATGGGTATGGATCATGGCGGCCATGATATGGGGCATGACATGCACGGCGGCGAGCAGGACTCGTTCTTCACCCGCGGCGAGCACGATCTGTCCAACATCCAGCAACCGCAGTCGAAAAGCCAGGCCCTGCTGGCGCGCGGCCGCAACATCTACCTCCACATGTGCGTGTTCTGCCACGGCAAGGATGGCAATGGCGGTGGTGAGGCGGTGGATTACCTCTATCCCTGGCCGCGCGATTTCCGCAAGGGCATCTTTAAATTCCGCTCGACCCCCACCGGCACCCTGCCGCGCGATGAAGACCTGTACCGCACCATCATCAAGGGCGTGCCCAACACTTCCATGCCCGCATGGGAAGCGGCGCTGTCTCCGCAGGACACCTGGGCGCTGGTCAACATGATCAAGAGTTTTTCCGACCGTTTCCGCAAGGAACCGCCCGGGCCCAAGATCGACATCCCCAAACCGCCGGAATCGACGCCCGAAATGATCGCGCGTGGCAAGGAATTGTTCGACGAGCACAAATGCGACGACTGCCACGGCATGTCGCTCAAGGGCGACGGCAAGCTGGCGGGTTCGCTGAAAGACGCGTGGAAGCACGCGGTGTTCGTGCACGACATCACCAATCCCAATTACCTCAAGTCGGGCCGCCGGCCGGAGGATCTTTTTCGAACGCTGTCCACCGGGTTGGACGGCACGCCGATGAACTCCTACGCCCACTTGCCGGAAGAAGACCGCTGGGCGCTGGTGCACTTCATCCGTTCGCAGTTCGCCAAGGAGTTTGAAAAGGGCGAGTTCGAAACCGACGTGTATTCTTTTTACGTGCCTTACGAACTGGACACCGATCCGGAAAGCCCGGTCTGGGAACAGGCGAAAACCACGAACATCGTGCTGAGACCCCTGTCCGCACGGCGCGACGCGGTGGAGGTGATCCGTTTCCAGTCGGTCAACAACGGCAAACAACTGGCCATCCGCCTGCGTTGGAAGGACTCCACCAAGGATGGTTTCGTCGAGAACCGGGGCGATGCGTTCCGTGATGGCTCGGCGGTGCAGTTGGCGCTGGGGGATGTGACGCTCCACACCCACGGCCACAACGAACCGTTTTTTGGCATGGGCAACCGCGGCAAGCCGGTCAACATCTGGCATTGGAAAGCCGGACTGGAAGAAACGCTGGAAGCGACGGAGGATTCCGAGTACTCCACCGGCGGCGTGGACATGGATGCGCTCATCTTCGGCGGCACCATGACCAATCCCGTCGTCAAGCTGGGCACCACCCAGCAAAACACGGTGGAGGAGTTGAACGGGGAAGGCTTCGGCACGCTCACACCACAACCCAAGGACCAGCAGAGCGTGCTGGGTTACGGTGTCTGGGAGGACGGCGAATGGAACGTGGTGTTCCTGCGTGACATGGAAACCTCCGGCAAGTGGGACGCCAACCTCAATAAGGAAGAACCCATCCTGGTGGCCTTTGCGGTTTGGGACGGAAAAAAAGAAGACCGCAACGGACGCAAGGTGGTCAGTGTGTGGCAGAGGCTGAACGTCCTCAAGGAAAACGCCACCCAGCAAGGGGGCTGA
- a CDS encoding Lcl C-terminal domain-containing protein gives MRSGYSFSLLLMLWMGMMVSVATAADSNRFQKNGNGTVLDTQTGLMWQASDSYHELKKGMNWYDALEYVNQKNADKFAGYSDWRLPTMDELNALWDSSRPLASKDGEPIGLPEAFEGGGSYYLWSRDERNLDHAWYFGLGQSEDYFNLKDLGDLDQGVRMVREQKP, from the coding sequence ATGCGTTCAGGTTACTCGTTCTCGCTCCTGCTGATGTTGTGGATGGGTATGATGGTATCCGTCGCCACCGCCGCGGATTCCAACCGCTTTCAGAAAAATGGAAATGGAACGGTGCTGGATACGCAAACCGGCCTGATGTGGCAGGCCTCGGATTCCTACCACGAATTGAAAAAAGGCATGAACTGGTATGACGCCCTGGAATACGTGAATCAGAAAAATGCTGACAAATTTGCCGGATACAGCGACTGGCGTCTGCCCACCATGGACGAACTGAACGCATTGTGGGATTCGAGCCGCCCCTTGGCCAGCAAGGACGGCGAACCCATCGGCCTTCCCGAGGCGTTTGAAGGCGGGGGCAGTTATTATCTGTGGAGCCGTGACGAACGCAATCTGGATCACGCCTGGTATTTCGGACTGGGACAGAGTGAGGACTACTTCAATCTCAAGGACTTGGGAGACTTGGACCAGGGAGTCCGGATGGTCCGGGAACAAAAACCATGA
- a CDS encoding MBL fold metallo-hydrolase, which produces MKVTILGSGTAVPDLKRHSASVLLENEGRRYLVDCGYGTVHQLLRLGITYHGIDGIFFTHHHPDHMCDLVYFLFGSQYPGDPRTKDLPIVAAPGFRAYFDSLMSAFNNWLVPKTYQVNILEQDEETRVYDGLRVTTARVQHIEISRGFRFENAEGKSVAVSGDTEYHPNLAALGREADLMIIECSTPDDLKIEKHSTPSICGRMAREANCRTLCLTHFYPPCDDATVLEQCRKEFDGEIVLARDLTAFDL; this is translated from the coding sequence ATGAAAGTCACCATCCTCGGCTCCGGTACCGCCGTGCCCGATCTGAAGCGCCACTCCGCGAGCGTCTTGCTGGAAAACGAGGGCAGGCGCTATCTCGTCGATTGCGGTTACGGCACGGTACACCAACTGCTTCGCCTCGGCATCACCTACCACGGCATCGACGGCATCTTCTTCACCCACCACCACCCCGACCACATGTGCGACCTCGTCTATTTTCTGTTCGGCAGTCAGTACCCCGGCGACCCGCGGACGAAGGATCTGCCGATCGTTGCGGCGCCCGGGTTCCGCGCCTACTTCGACAGCCTGATGAGCGCCTTCAACAACTGGCTGGTGCCGAAAACATACCAGGTCAACATTCTGGAACAGGATGAGGAGACCCGGGTTTACGATGGTCTGCGCGTCACCACCGCCCGGGTCCAGCACATTGAGATAAGCCGGGGGTTTCGCTTTGAAAATGCCGAGGGCAAAAGCGTCGCCGTCTCCGGCGACACCGAATACCATCCCAACCTGGCGGCGCTGGGACGCGAGGCCGATTTGATGATCATCGAATGCTCGACCCCCGACGACTTGAAAATAGAAAAGCATTCGACACCTTCCATTTGCGGGCGCATGGCGCGGGAAGCCAACTGCCGCACCCTGTGCCTCACCCACTTCTACCCGCCCTGCGACGACGCCACGGTGCTGGAACAGTGCCGGAAGGAGTTCGACGGCGAAATCGTGCTGGCCCGGGACCTCACTGCCTTTGACCTGTGA